The proteins below come from a single Pararge aegeria chromosome 23, ilParAegt1.1, whole genome shotgun sequence genomic window:
- the LOC120634307 gene encoding uncharacterized protein LOC120634307: protein MSKLTVTNFSNRTGSPYKIKDKEEQEGRVHEEVLQKNTYDIQKEKNNELLQKVNKKTAEYQSNKPSSGVFTEVVTHGAFTSKKFEKEKSPKTEAPVTKANSSKTLLGFPSSANDLALDAKTDLESDPNISKEVKEKIIEKLFTLVSMVQHAYEAKVRIMTEFDKFKDTHMKNELRREREHSEQLYKLNMNFQNEVIQSVQQLRSELDLTRNFSNNTDESGIVSLKDISLNYDSVETTNTSNSQDIKCDAINGD, encoded by the coding sequence GAACCGGAAGCCCTTACAAGATTAAGGACAAAGAAGAACAAGAGGGCAGGGTGCACGAAGAAGTTCTACAGAAGAACACTTACGATATCCAGAAGGAGAAGAATAATGAATTACTGCAGAAAGTTAACAAGAAGACAGCGGAATATCAGTCAAATAAACCGAGTTCAGGTGTTTTTACTGAAGTCGTTACCCACGGTGCTTTTACATCGAAGAAATTCGAGAAGGAGAAATCACCTAAAACTGAAGCACCAGTTACAAAAGCTAATAGTTCTAAAACTTTACTTGGCTTTCCATCGTCGGCTAATGATTTAGCTTTAGACGCAAAAACCGACCTTGAATCAGATCCTAATATTTCAAAAGAAGTAAAAGAGAAGATTATAGAGAAGTTGTTTACATTGGTGTCCATGGTACAACATGCTTATGAAGCTAAAGTGAGAATTATGACGGAATTTGACAAGTTTAAGGACACGCATATGAAAAATGAACTGCGTAGAGAAAGGGAACATTCCGAACAGTTGTATAAATTGAATATGAATTTCCAAAACGAAGTGATACAGTCTGTGCAGCAGTTGAGAAGCGAACTAGATTTGACTAGAAATTTCTCAAATAATACGGACGAATCTGGTATTGTGAGTTTGAAGGATATTTCTCTAAACTATGATTCGGTTGAGACGACAAATACGTCGAATTCCCAGGATATTAAGTGTGACGCAATCAATGGTGACTAA